CGAGGAAGATCATCAGCAGGAACATGCCACCGAACGCGGCGATCGCCGGGTGGGCGTCGGTAACGAGCTGCTGGTACTGATCCTTGTCGTTGAGGGCGAGGTCGACCGCGTCGATCGGGCCGATCTTGGCACTGATGGCGACGATCACGACCGGGAACACCAGCCGCATGCCGAACACGGCGATGAGAACACCGACGGTGAGGAAGATCTTCTGCCAGAAGGCACTCATCTTCTTCAGGATTCCGGCGTTGACCACCGCGTTGTCGAAGGACAGCGAGATCTCGAGGATGGAGAGGATCGCCACGATGCCGAACCCGGTCCACCCCCCGTAGAAGACCGCCGCTACGAGGCCGAGCGCGGTGACCGCGAACGACCAGCCGAAGGTTTTCAGAACCACTGGCTACCCAATCCTGTATGTACGGGTCTCCCCCGCTGCCCTACTCGGCTTTTTACCGAACTTTGAAGCGGAGTCTAGTCGGCCCCCCTCCGCACCCCACCCGGCCCCGGTTTTTGCTCATATCGCGTTACGAGACGTTGACCCCGAAGTCGAGCGCGATACCCCGCAGGCCGGACGCGTACCCCTGGCCGACGGCGCGGAACTTCCACTCGCCCTGGTACCGGTAGAGCTCGCCGAAGATCATGGCGGTCTCGGTGGAGGCGTCCTCACTGAGGTCGTAGCGGGCGAGCTCCTGGCCGTCGGCCTGGTTCACCACGCGGATGAAGGCGTTGCTGACCTGCCCGAAGGTCTGGCCCCGGTTGTCGGCGTCGTGGATCGAGACCGGAAAGACGATCTTGTCGCACTGGGCCGGCACCTTGGAGAGGTCGATCAGGAGCGACTCGTCGTCACCGTCGCCCTCACCGGTGAGGTTGTCGCCGGTGTGCTCCACCGAGCCGTCGGGGCTCTTGAGCTGGTTGTAGAAGACGAACCACTCGTCCCCCATGACCCGTCCGCTGTTGCAGACCAGCGCGCTGGCATCGAGGTCGAAGGCGGCTCCGGTGGTGGAGCGCGCGTCCCAGCCGAGTCCGACCATCACCTGAGTGAGGTTGGGTGCGGCCTTGGACAGGGAGACATTGCCTCCCTTGGCGAGCGTGACGCCCATGATCCTGGTCCCTCCCCGTGTGCTGCTTCTAGGTGGCCTTGCGCGTCCGGCGCCGCACGCGGTCGGTGCGGCGCCGGACGGGGTGGTGCGGGTGGAACGGCTCAGACGTTCACGCCGAAGTCCTGCGCGATGCCGCGCAGGCCCGAGGCGTAGCCCTGGCCGATGGCGCGGAACTTCCACTCCGCTCCGTGCCGGTACAGCTCGCCGAAGACCATCGCGGTCTCGGTGGACGCGTCCTCGGAGAGGTCGTAGCGCGCGATCTCCGCCTCGCCGGCCTGGTTCACGACGCGGATGAACGCGTTGCGGACCTGGCCGAAGGACTGCTGGCGGTTCTCGGCGTCGTAGATCGAGACCGGGAAGACGATCTTCTCGATCTCGGCGGGGACGCCCGCGAGGTTGACCTTGATCTGCTCGTCGTCGCCCTCGCCCTCACCGGTGGTGTTGTCGCCGGTGTGCTCGACCGAGCCGTCGGGGCTCTTGAGGTTGTTGAAGAAGACGAAGTTCGCGTCGCTGCTCACCTTGCCGGAGCCGTCGATCAGCAGCGCGCTGGCGTCCAGGTCGAAGTCGGTGCCGGTCGTGGTGCGGATGTCCCACCCGAGACCGACGATGACCGCGGTCAGCCCGGGGGCCTCCTTGGTCAGCGATACGTTGCCGCCCTTGCTGAGGCTGACTCCCACGAGTCCTCCATTGGTGTCCAGGGGCGGGGAGCCCCGCCATGCGTTTGATACCGGATCAACGACTCGATCCTAGTGACGGGTTCCCGCCCTCCGCAGGGCTTGGAACCTAACAATCACAGGGTGTCGAGCGCCTTCACGTACTCGTTCAGGTCACGGGCGTCCGGAAGGGCGTTGACGACGGTCCAGCGGACCACGCCCTCCTTGTCGATGACGAAGGTGCCGCGGACCGCGCAGCCCTTGTCCTCGGCGAAGACGCCGTAGGCGCGCGAGACCTCGCCGTGCGGCCAGAAGTCGCTGAGCAGCGGGTAGTCCAGGCCTTCCTGCTCGGCGAAGACGCGCAGGGTGTGGATGGAGTCGTTGGAGACGGCGAGCAGCTGGGTGTCGCGGTCGGAGAACTGCGGCAGGTTGTCGCGCAGCTCGCAGAGCTCGCCGGTGCAGACCCCGGTGAAGGCGAAGGGGTAGAAGAGCAGGACGACGTTCTTGCTGCCGCGGAAGTCCGACAGCTTCACGGCCCTGCCGTGGTTGTCCTTGAGCTCGAAGTCGGGGGCCTTTTCCCCGGCCTGGATCGCCATCGTCGTGAATCCCTCTCGGGTGGACTGTTCGGGTGAGAACACCCTACGCAGCGATCACGACAGACTGACGGACGGGCTGAGTGGAACTCAGCCCGTCCGGTACTCACTGGCGGAGGATCACCGCTTGGACTTGGCTGCCTTCGGCGTCACCAGCCGGCTGCCGCTCCAGTCCTTGCCGACGCTGACGCTCTTGGAGGCGGAGAGCCCCGCCGTCGTCGCGGCTTCGGAGATGTCGCTGGGCTCGACGTAGCCGTCGCGGCCGGTCTTCGGCGTCAGCAGCAGGATCGAGCCGCCCTCCTCGATGTACGTGGTGGCGTCCACCAGTACGTCGGTGAGGTCGCCGTCGTCGTCGCGGAACCAAAGCACTACGGCATCGGCGACGTCGTCGTATTCCTCGTCCATCAGCTCGCTGCCGATGACTTCCTCAATGGACTCGCGGAGCTCCTGGTCGACGTCGTCGTCGTAGCCGATCTCCTGGACCACCTGCTCGGGCTGGAACCCCAGCCTTGCGGCAGGGTTCGTCCGCTCCTCCGCGTGGTCCGCGGTCGCGCTCACGGGTTGCCTCCTGATCATGTTTCGGGAATAACTCAGCCACGCGCGTGCGCGAAGCATTGGCCGTAGTCCACACGGGCGGGACGGATCGCGCAAGTACCCGGCCGTTCAGACCGCCGAAACGGTGACGTTCCTGGCGGTGTCACCGCAACTCCAGGCACACGATTGTGGTGATAAGTGACCTACACCACACCTTTCTGCCCGGTTTGCGGCATTGGGAACCCGAGTGAGAGTCGAGGAACCCGTGAAGAGACCGGGTTACCAATCAGTAGAGATGACGTTTGCTTTTCCGAGGTACACGATGGGGAGCGGTGCAGACCTCCCTCATACCCATGGAAAACAGCCCTCTGACAGCGAAGGAACAGCGTGGCTTCCGGATCCGATCGCAATCCGATCATCATTGGCGGCCTTCCGAGTCAGGTTCCTGACTTCGATCCCGAGGAAACCCAGGAGTGGCTCGACTCCCTCGACGCCGCCGTTGACGAGCGCGGCCGCGAGCGGGCCCGCTACCTGATGCTGCGGCTGATCGAGCGGGCCCGCGAGAAGCGCGTCGCCGTGCCCGAGATGCGCAGCACGGACTACGTCAACACCATCGCCACCAAGGACGAGCCGTTCTTCCCGGGCAACGAGGAGATCGAGCGCAAGATCCTCAACGCGACCCGCTGGAACGCCGCTGTCATGGTCTCCAGGGCCCAGCGCCCCGGTATCGGCGTCGGCGGCCACATCGCCACCTTCGCCTCCTCGGCCTCGCTCTACGACGTCGGCTTCAACCACTTCTTCCGCGGCAAGGACGAGGGGGACGGCGGCGACCAGGTCTTCTTCCAGGGCCACGCCTCCCCGGGCATCTACGCGCGCGCGTACCTCCTGGACCGGCTCAGCGAGCAGAACCTCGACGCCTTCCGCCAGGAGAAGTCGAAGGCGCCCCACGGCCTGTCCAGCTACCCGCACCCGCGCCTGATGCCGGACTTCTGGGAGTTCCCGACCGTGTCGATGGGCCTCGGCCCGATCGGCGCGATCTACC
Above is a window of Streptomyces sp. NBC_00490 DNA encoding:
- a CDS encoding DUF3052 domain-containing protein, whose amino-acid sequence is MSATADHAEERTNPAARLGFQPEQVVQEIGYDDDVDQELRESIEEVIGSELMDEEYDDVADAVVLWFRDDDGDLTDVLVDATTYIEEGGSILLLTPKTGRDGYVEPSDISEAATTAGLSASKSVSVGKDWSGSRLVTPKAAKSKR
- a CDS encoding calcium homeostasis/redox stress adaptation protein is translated as MGVSLSKGGNVSLTKEAPGLTAVIVGLGWDIRTTTGTDFDLDASALLIDGSGKVSSDANFVFFNNLKSPDGSVEHTGDNTTGEGEGDDEQIKVNLAGVPAEIEKIVFPVSIYDAENRQQSFGQVRNAFIRVVNQAGEAEIARYDLSEDASTETAMVFGELYRHGAEWKFRAIGQGYASGLRGIAQDFGVNV
- a CDS encoding TerD family protein, with protein sequence MGVTLAKGGNVSLSKAAPNLTQVMVGLGWDARSTTGAAFDLDASALVCNSGRVMGDEWFVFYNQLKSPDGSVEHTGDNLTGEGDGDDESLLIDLSKVPAQCDKIVFPVSIHDADNRGQTFGQVSNAFIRVVNQADGQELARYDLSEDASTETAMIFGELYRYQGEWKFRAVGQGYASGLRGIALDFGVNVS
- a CDS encoding peroxiredoxin, translating into MAIQAGEKAPDFELKDNHGRAVKLSDFRGSKNVVLLFYPFAFTGVCTGELCELRDNLPQFSDRDTQLLAVSNDSIHTLRVFAEQEGLDYPLLSDFWPHGEVSRAYGVFAEDKGCAVRGTFVIDKEGVVRWTVVNALPDARDLNEYVKALDTL